The following are from one region of the Coffea eugenioides isolate CCC68of chromosome 2, Ceug_1.0, whole genome shotgun sequence genome:
- the LOC113754160 gene encoding uncharacterized protein LOC113754160, producing MLRLKAFRPTNDKIVKIQMHPTHPWLVTSDASDHVSVWNWEHRQVIYELKGGGVDERRLVGAKLEKLAEGESEPKGKPTEAIRGGSVKQVSFYDDDVRFWQLWRNRSAAAEAPSAVNNVTSAFSTPAPSTKGRHFLVICCENKAIFLDLVTMRGRDVPKQDLDNKSLLCMEFLAKSAANEGPLVAFGGSDGVIRVLSMITWKLARRYTGGHKGSIACLMTFMASSGEAFLVSGGSDGLLVLWSADYGHDSRELVPKLSLKAHEGGVTAVELSRVIGGAPQLITIGADKTLAIWDTISFKELRRIKPVSKLACHSVASWCHPRAPNLDILTCVKDSHIWAIEHPTYSALTRPLCELSSLVPPQLLASHKKLRVYSMVAHPLQPHFVATGTNIGIIVCEFDPRSLPPVAALPTAPGSREHAAVYVIERELKLVQFQLSNTVNPALGSNGSLSDTGRIRGDAPDQLHVKQIKKHISTPVPHDSYSVLSVSSSGKYLGIVWPDIPYFSIYKVSDWSIVDSGSARLLSWDTCRDRFAILESAVTPRMPIMPKGSSRKAKEAAAVAAQAAAAAASAASSASVQVRILLDDGTSNILMRSVGSRSEPVIGLHGGALLGVAYRTSRRVSPGAATAISTIQSMPLSGFSSAVSSFSALDDGFSSQRPSTEATPLNFQLYSWESFQPVGDLLPQPEWTAWDQTVEYCAFAYQHYIVISSLRPQYRCLGDVAIPHATGAVWHRRQLFVVTPTAIECVFVDAGVAPIDIETKKRKEEMRLKEAQARAVAEHGELALITVDSQQTTSQDRVKLRPPMLQVVRLASFQHSPSVPPFLSLPKQSKGENDDSAMPREAEERKVNEVAVGGGGVAVAVTRFPGEQKRPVGPLVVVGVRDGVLWLIDRYMCAHAISLGHPGIRCRCLAAYGDAVSAVKWASRLGREHHDDLAQFMLGMGYATEALHLPGISKRLEFDLAMQSSDLKRALQCLLTMSNSRDLGQETLGLDLNDIMSLNAKKENVVDAVEGIVKFAKEFLDLIDAADATAQADIAREALKRLAAAGSLKGALRGHELRGLALRLANHGELTRLSNLVNNMISVGSGREAAFAAAVLGDNALMEKAWKETGMLAEAVLHAQAHGRPTLRSLVQEWNKELQKEMEPIPSSKTDAATAFLASLEEPKFTSLADAAKKPPIEILAPGMASLYGPNPGQGKPPPAAQGQKQQTAKQLLLEGPNATAQNASAQSETVAPTTSESIAPPKSDSDAPNTSQSGTAPTSESSVPPSESGATSLEADTSVPPESNTQVPAESNGKAAENQRPVSSTGVDNPNATPESVPSVSSNSPSTSDTASHPPNNQGSDVNSAPPMIDFS from the exons ATGCTGAGGTTAAAGGCTTTTCGTCCCACAAATGATAAGATCGTCAAGATCCAAATGCACCCAACTCACCCCTGGCTTGTCACCTCCGATGCATCCGATCACGTCTCCGTTTGGAATTGGGAACACCGCCAG GTGATTTATGAGCTGAAAGGTGGGGGTGTTGATGAGAGGCGTTTGGTTGGTGCTAAATTGGAGAAGCTCGCAGAGGGCGAGTCAG AGCCTAAAGGGAAACCTACAGAAGCAATCAGAGGTGGGAG TGTTAAGCAGGTAAGCTTTTATGATGATGATGTGCGGTTTTGGCAACTTTGGCGCAACCGCTCTGCTGCTGCTGAGGCTCCATCTGCTGTGAATAATGTTACTTCGGCTTTTAGTACTCCAGCTCCTTCAACTAAAGGACGGCATTTTCTTGTAATATGTTGTGAGAACAAAGCCATTTTTCTAGATTTGGTGACAATGCGTGGGCGTGATGTTCCAAAGCAAGATCTTGACAACAAATCACTTCTTTG TATGGAATTTCTAGCAAAGTCGGCGGCTAATGAGGGTCCTCTAGTGGCTTTTGGTGGATCAGATGGTGTAATAAGAGTCCTTTCAATGATAACGTGGAAG CTTGCTCGTAGGTATACTGGAGGTCACAAGGGGTCAATTGCTTGTTTGATGACCTTCATGGCTTCATCTGGCGAG GCATTTTTGGTTTCTGGCGGTAGTGATGGTTTGCTTGTCCTCTGGAGTGCAGATTATGGGCATGATTCACGAGAACTTGTGCCTAAGCTGAGCTTAAAA GCCCATGAAGGTGGTGTTACAGCTGTCGAGCTGTCTAGAGTGATTGGTGGTGCACCCCAGCTAATCACAATTGGTGCAGACAAAACTTTAGCTATCTGGGACACGATTTCGTTTAAG GAATTGCGTCGAATAAAACCTGTGTCAAAATTGGCTTGTCATAGTGTGGCATCCTGGTGCCATCCTCGGGCTCCCAACCTTGACATCCTAACCTGTGTCAAGGATTCTCATATATG GGCTATTGAGCACCCAACTTACTCTGCTCTTACAAGGCCATTATGCGAACTGTCCTCATTAGTGCCACCTCAACTACTTGCATCTCATAAGAAGCTAAGA GTCTATTCTATGGTTGCACATCCTCTTCAGCCTCATTTTGTTGCTACTGGAACCAATATTGGTATCATTGTTTGTGAGTTCGATCCTAGATCTCTTCCACCTGTAGCTGCACTGCCAACAGCTCCAGGAAGCCGAGAACATGCTGCTGTATATGTCATTGAGAGGGAATTGAAGCTAGTACAATTTCAATTATCTAATACAGTGAATCCGGCACTTGGGAGTAATGGTTCCTTGAGTGACACCGGAAGGATCAGGGGAGATGCACCTGATCAACTGCATGTTAAGCAAATCAAAAAGCATATTAGTACTCCCGTTCCACATGATTCATACTCGGTTCTTTCTGTGAGCAGTTCTGGGAA GTACCTGGGTATTGTGTGGCCTGACATTCCATACTTCTCCATTTACAAGGTCAGTGATTGGTCAATTGTTGATTCAGGCAGTGCAAGGCTTTTGTCTTGGGACACGTGTCGAGATAGGTTTGCGATACTTGAATCTGCTGTAACTCCTAGAATGCCTATAATGCCTAAAGGCTCGTCAAGAAAAGCTAAGGAAGCTGCTGCTGTTGCAGCACAAGCAGCTGCAGCTGCTGCTTCAGCTGCTTCATCCGCCAGTGTTCAAGTTCGCATACTTCTGGATGATGGGACATCAAATATATTGATGAGGTCAGTTGGCAGTCGCAGTGAACCAGTCATTGGTTTGCACGGGGGTGCACTACTTGGTGTTGCTTATCGAACGTCGCGAAGGGTCAGTCCTGGGGCTGCTACTGCTATTTCAACAATTCAGTCAATGCCCTTGTCCGGCTTTTCAAGTGCTGTTTCCTCTTTCAGTGCTTTAGATGATGGTTTTTCTTCTCAGAGACCTTCAACTGAAGCAACACCATTGAACTTCCAACTATACAGCTGGGAGAGTTTCCAGCCAGTTGGTGATCTTCTTCCTCAGCCTGAATGGACTGCATGGGATCAAACAGTTGAGTATTGTGCTTTTGCCTATCAGCATTACATAGTCATATCTTCTTTGCGTCCTCAGTATCGGTGTTTGGGAGATGTGGCAATTCCTCATGCTACTGGGGCTGTTTGGCACCGGAGGCAGTTATTTGTTGTCACACCGACTGCGATAGAGTGTGTTTTTGTTGATGCTGGTGTTGCACCTATTGATATagaaaccaagaaaagaaaagaagagatgcGACTTAAAGAGGCTCAGGCAAGAGCTGTTGCAGAACATGGGGAATTAGCATTAATTACAGTTGATAGCCAGCAAACTACATCACAAGATAGGGTAAAATTGAGACCGCCAATGCTCCAAGTTGTGCGATTAGCTTCTTTTCAGCATTCTCCCTCTGTGCCTCCATTTCTAAGTTTGCCAAAGCAATCTAAAGGTGAGAATGATGATTCAGCAATGCCAAGAGAGGCGGAAGAAAGGAAAGTCAATGAAGTTGCTGTTGGTGGTGGTGGGGTTGCTGTTGCAGTTACTCGGTTTCCAGGTGAGCAAAAGCGACCAGTTGGACCTCTTGTAGTTGTGGGTGTTCGAGATGGTGTCCTTTGGCTTATAGATAGGTACATGTGTGCCCATGCAATATCCCTTGGCCATCCTGGTATTCGTTGCCGATGTCTTGCAGCCTATGGAGATGCAGTTAGTGCAGTGAAATGGGCTAGTAGGCTGGGCAGAGAACATCATGATGATTTAGCACAGTTCATGCTTGGGATGGGTTATGCTACTGAAGCACTTCATTTGCCCGGGATATCCAAGAGGCTGGAATTTGATCTGGCCATGCAGAGCAGTGATCTTAAAAGAGCTCTTCAATGCCTTCTAACAATGAGCAACAGCAGGGATTTAGGACAAGAAACTCTtggtttggacttgaatgacaTCATGAGTCTAAAtgcaaaaaaggaaaatgttGTCGATGCTGTAGAAGGGATAGTTAAATTTGCGAAGGAATTTTTGGATCTTATAGATGCTGCAGATGCAACTGCTCAAGCTGACATTGCCCGTGAAGCTCTTAAGCGTTTAGCTGCTGCTGGGTCCTTGAAGGGAGCTTTACGTGGACATGAGTTGCGAGGACTTGCTTTGCGTCTTGCAAATCACGGGGAGTTGACAAGGCTGAGT AATCTGGTCAACAATATGATATCGGTCGGCTCAGGGAGGGAAGCAGCATTTGCTGCTGCTGTTTTGGGAGACAATGCTCTCATGGAGAAAGCATGGAAGGAAACTGGGATGCTTGCTGAGGCTGTGCTCCATGCTCAG GCTCATGGGCGACCTACACTGAGGAGTTTGGTTCAGGAATGGAATAAAGAGCTACAGAAGGAGATGGAACCCATTCCCTCATCGAAAACAGATGCTGCTACTGCATTTCTGGCTTCCCTCGAGGAACCTAAGTTCACAAGTTTGGCCGATGCTGCAAAGAAGCCCCCAATTGAAATTCTGGCTCCAGGAATGGCATCTCTGTATGGTCCTAATCCTGGTCAGGGCAAACCTCCTCCAGCCGCTCAAGGTCAAAAGCAGCAGACGGCTAAGCAGTTGCTCTTGGAAGGACCAAATGCCACTGCTCAAAATGCATCGGCTCAATCCGAAACGGTTGCCCCAACTACATCAGAATCCATTGCTCCGCCCAAATCAGATTCTGATGCTCCGAATACATCACAATCAGGTACCGCACCTACATCAGAGTCTAGTGTGCCACCTTCTGAGTCAGGTGCGACCTCATTGGAGGCGGACACTTCAGTTCCTCCAGAATCAAATACTCAAGTACCTGCAGAGTCAAATGGAAAAGCTGCAGAAAACCAAAGGCCCGTTTCATCAACTGGTGTCGACAATCCAAATGCAACACCAGAAAGTGTGCCTTCGGTATCTAGTAATAGTCCATCCACATCAGACACTGCTTCCCATCCGCCAAACAATCAGGGTTCAGATGTTAACTCAGCACCTCCAATGATTGATTTCTCTTGA